Genomic DNA from Erythrobacter aureus:
GTTTGAGTCTCGGCGCCTGCGCGCAAAACTACGCGGTCGAAGGCGCGGTTGCCGGTGCCGCTGCGGGCGCCGGGCTGAGCGCTCTTCTGGGCGAAGATCTCGAAACCTACGCGCTCGCTGGCGCTGCGATCGGCGGGGTCGTCGGCTACGTCAACGACAAGAACGACGATTGCGACGGCTATTACGGCGACGGGCGCTATGTCGACGACGATTGCCGCTATGATGACCGTTATGCGCGCTACTGGCGCTAGGGCATCGAATCGATCCCGCTGAATGATGAGCCGTCCCGCAAGGGGCGGCTTTTCTTTGCTAGCCGCTTACGGACCTACCCCCGGCGCCGCGAAAGCGCACCAGCAGATCATAGGCTGCGGGATCGGCGACCCCCGCGACTTTGATACCGTTGCGCAGCCAGAAAGCATGCTTCACGATTTCGGCCTGCTGTTCGATGCCGTAGCGTTCGAGCGGCCATCCCGGCCTGAGCGCATAGTCGTAGCGCGCCCAGGGCATGCGCCGGGTAACGAGGAACCACTTGCCGCGCGTCTGGACCTGCCAGACATGCACCAATTCGTGAATCAGCAGTCCCTGACGCAGGATGTCGGCCTTGGAGAAATCATCGCAATAGGCTTCCGCGCGCGGGTGGAAATGCACGTGGCCGCGGGGGGCCATGGTGATCGTGCGGGGCTGAAACGGAAACCATTTACGGCGGCGGATCGTGACTTTTTCATAATCGATCACATCGCCGAACACCGACCGTGCAAGTGCAATTTCG
This window encodes:
- a CDS encoding glycine zipper domain-containing protein, which produces MNTKLLLAPALLASSLSLGACAQNYAVEGAVAGAAAGAGLSALLGEDLETYALAGAAIGGVVGYVNDKNDDCDGYYGDGRYVDDDCRYDDRYARYWR
- a CDS encoding vgr related protein; translation: MALARSVFGDVIDYEKVTIRRRKWFPFQPRTITMAPRGHVHFHPRAEAYCDDFSKADILRQGLLIHELVHVWQVQTRGKWFLVTRRMPWARYDYALRPGWPLERYGIEQQAEIVKHAFWLRNGIKVAGVADPAAYDLLVRFRGAGGRSVSG